The following coding sequences lie in one Syngnathus scovelli strain Florida chromosome 1, RoL_Ssco_1.2, whole genome shotgun sequence genomic window:
- the gpha2 gene encoding glycoprotein hormone alpha-2, translating into MSLNVCLLVLPAMSLLLFSPISRSDENVTLSPGCHLHPFNVSVRSDRRGTCRGTYQVHACVGYCESSAFPSRYSVLVASNFTHNITSAARCCTITKEAKVKVRLECPGGRHHDELEIVTAKACRCDMCRTSRY; encoded by the exons ATGAGCCTCAACGTGTGTTTGCTGGTTCTGCCGGCGATGTCACTGCTGCTCTTCTCTCCCATCAGTCGGAGCGACGAGAACGTCACCCTCAGCCCGGGCTGTCACTTGCATC CTTTCAACGTGAGCGTCCGCAGCGACCGGCGGGGCACCTGTCGAGGCACCTACCAGGTGCACGCCTGTGTGGGCTACTGCGAGTCCAGCGCATTTCCGTCCAGGTACTCGGTGCTGGTGGCCTCCAACTTCACGCACAACATCACGTCAGCGGCAAGATGTTGCACCATCACCAAGGAGGCAAAG GTCAAAGTCCGCCTGGAGTGTCCCGGAGGGCGTCACCACGACGAGTTGGAGATCGTGACGGCCAAGGCGTGCCGCTGCGACATGTGCCGCACGTCCCGCTACTGA